A region from the Scomber japonicus isolate fScoJap1 unplaced genomic scaffold, fScoJap1.pri scaffold_441, whole genome shotgun sequence genome encodes:
- the mrpl21 gene encoding 39S ribosomal protein L21, mitochondrial: MALTRSCAALWRTSSLFLPKHRLLLPAAARLQSTVSGDIVPNTSLSSPPWSEPRVQPEDALQARHAATVSTVNRIIQQQDFGRIFAVVHFSGRQWKVTAEDLILIENHIEADCGERIRMEKVLLVGAEDFTLIGRPVLGKELVRVEATVIEKTESWPKIHMRFWRRHRFQRKKIIIQPQTVLRINSIQLNPTLT; this comes from the coding sequence ATGGCGCTGACCAGGAGTTGTGCGGCTCTGTGGAGGACAAGCAGCCTGTTTCTCCCCAAACACCGACTCCTGCTGCCCGCTGCTGCCCGGCTGCAGAGCACCGTGAGCGGGGACATTGTGCCCAACACCTCGCTGTCCAGCCCTCCGTGGTCGGAGCCCCGCGTGCAGCCGGAGGACGCGCTGCAGGCCCGGCACGCCGCCACAGTCAGCACCGTTAACCGGATCATCCAACAGCAGGACTTCGGTCGCATCTTCGCCGTGGTTCACTTCTCCGGCCGCCAGTGGAAAGTCACCGCCGAGGACCTGATCCTCATCGAGAACCACATCGAGGCGGACTGCGGGGAGCGGATCCGCATGGAGAAGGTGCTGCTGGTCGGTGCGGAAGACTTCACCTTGATCGGGAGGCCGGTGCTCGGGAAGGAGCTGGTCCGGGTTGAAGCCACGGTCATAGAGAAGACCGAGTCCTGGCCCAAGATACACATGAGGTTCTGGAGGAGACACCGGTTCCAGCGCAAGAAGATCATCATCCAACCTCAGACTGTGCTGAGGATCAACAGCATCCAGCTCAACCCAACActgacatga